A single Lancefieldella parvula DSM 20469 DNA region contains:
- a CDS encoding endonuclease/exonuclease/phosphatase family protein, whose product MKRVLSLSLKFITGLLKRVLAPLFKFVGGLFILALLVLGGYVLYLQFTYYRIPDNTSISNQGASPEATTVQVGQTYTASTYNIGFGAYTPDYTFFMDEGIMQDGTRTVGTHGRAVSRNSVLYTTNGALTTVSSLNGGAAPDFILFQEIDTSSDRSWHVNQVSEAENRFSSYASYFAQNFHTAFLAYPLTEFHGTSNSGILTLSNVLASSATRRTYPIDESFPTKFFDLDRCFMITRYPTSDGHELVLINSHMSAYDKGGTSRAQQLALLTKVMSEERAKGNYVIAGGDWNHAILGSLTLYPSIQQVPDWVAELKKSDLPEGFTVVAPDNLNNVPTCRGDDIPYEKDKTYTTTVDGWIVSDNVVATAKNVDTQFAYSDHNPVLLSFTLKSAE is encoded by the coding sequence ATGAAAAGAGTTTTGTCTCTTAGCCTTAAATTTATTACTGGCCTACTAAAAAGGGTTCTTGCGCCCCTTTTTAAATTTGTAGGCGGACTATTTATTCTAGCTTTGCTAGTTCTTGGTGGGTATGTCCTCTACCTGCAGTTTACTTACTACCGCATTCCTGACAATACCTCTATATCCAATCAAGGCGCCTCACCTGAAGCTACAACGGTGCAGGTAGGCCAAACTTACACAGCCTCAACCTATAACATTGGCTTTGGCGCTTACACACCTGATTACACCTTCTTTATGGATGAAGGCATCATGCAGGATGGCACACGTACCGTGGGAACTCACGGGCGCGCAGTAAGCAGAAACTCCGTTCTATACACCACAAACGGTGCTCTCACCACCGTTTCTTCTCTCAATGGTGGAGCTGCACCTGACTTTATTCTCTTCCAAGAAATTGATACTTCATCTGATAGAAGCTGGCATGTTAATCAGGTTTCTGAAGCAGAGAACCGCTTTAGTTCTTATGCGTCATATTTTGCTCAAAACTTCCACACCGCGTTTCTCGCCTATCCACTCACTGAATTCCACGGAACCTCTAACTCGGGAATTCTTACGCTTTCAAACGTACTTGCTTCAAGCGCTACTCGTCGCACCTATCCCATTGACGAGTCATTCCCAACAAAATTCTTTGATCTAGACCGTTGCTTCATGATTACACGCTACCCCACAAGTGATGGTCATGAGCTGGTACTTATTAACAGCCACATGTCTGCTTATGATAAAGGTGGCACCAGCCGAGCTCAGCAGCTTGCACTTCTCACCAAAGTTATGTCCGAAGAGCGCGCTAAGGGTAATTACGTTATTGCGGGCGGCGACTGGAACCATGCAATTTTAGGCTCGCTTACTCTTTATCCTTCCATCCAGCAAGTACCTGACTGGGTAGCGGAACTCAAAAAATCTGATTTGCCAGAAGGCTTTACTGTTGTGGCTCCAGACAACCTTAACAACGTTCCTACCTGCCGCGGAGATGACATTCCTTACGAGAAAGACAAAACATACACCACCACTGTTGATGGCTGGATTGTCTCGGACAACGTTGTTGCAACCGCTAAAAATGTTGACACGCAGTTTGCCTACTCTGATCACAACCCGGTTCTACTGTCTTTCACATTAAAGAGCGCAGAGTAG
- the dapA gene encoding 4-hydroxy-tetrahydrodipicolinate synthase produces the protein MDMKNITGAITALVTPFDAQGNVDFEALEHFVDFQIEQGIDGILALGTTGESSTMTDEEDIEVVKTILARAQGRVPVIGGAGSNSSAESLRKAEALEKAGVDGLLLITPYYNKSNEEGIYQHFSYVLDRVDVPCILYNIPGRTGCSISERNVQRLAAHPNAWGIKEASGDIAYATRVARYLSDDFTMWSGNDDMIVPLLSLGASGVISVWSNLDPKMVHDLVAAWHRGEISLARELQLQYLDLVHALFCEVNPIPVKAALARMGLMEENYRLPLWKMTEEHAEVLENAMRKAGLLDA, from the coding sequence ATGGATATGAAGAACATAACTGGTGCAATTACCGCATTAGTAACCCCATTTGATGCTCAAGGAAATGTTGATTTTGAGGCACTTGAGCACTTTGTTGACTTCCAGATTGAACAGGGAATTGACGGTATTCTCGCTCTAGGCACTACCGGAGAGTCCTCAACCATGACAGACGAGGAGGACATCGAGGTAGTCAAGACAATTCTTGCACGAGCCCAGGGTAGAGTCCCTGTTATCGGTGGTGCTGGTTCCAACTCTTCTGCTGAGTCTTTGCGCAAAGCAGAAGCTCTTGAGAAGGCAGGTGTTGATGGTCTGCTACTGATTACTCCTTACTACAATAAGAGTAATGAAGAGGGCATCTACCAGCACTTCTCGTATGTACTAGACCGCGTTGATGTCCCTTGTATCTTGTATAATATCCCCGGTAGAACGGGCTGCTCAATTTCTGAACGCAACGTTCAGAGACTTGCAGCACATCCAAATGCATGGGGTATTAAAGAGGCTTCTGGAGACATTGCATATGCAACAAGGGTTGCTCGTTATTTGAGCGATGACTTTACTATGTGGTCAGGAAATGACGACATGATTGTGCCTTTGCTTTCTCTTGGTGCTTCCGGTGTTATTTCTGTTTGGTCTAACCTTGATCCAAAGATGGTTCATGACCTGGTAGCTGCGTGGCATCGCGGAGAGATTTCTCTTGCCCGTGAGCTGCAACTTCAGTATCTTGACCTGGTCCATGCACTTTTCTGCGAGGTTAATCCAATTCCTGTAAAAGCCGCGCTGGCTCGTATGGGACTTATGGAAGAGAATTATCGTCTGCCTCTGTGGAAGATGACGGAAGAGCACGCTGAGGTGCTTGAAAATGCTATGAGAAAGGCTGGTCTTCTTGATGCCTAG
- a CDS encoding pyridoxal phosphate-dependent aminotransferase, with translation MSLLRNTTLELFKLSGIRRFSALAAATPGCISLTIGEPGEDTPSSICNQVDKELAAGNTHYPPNIGTPELRSAIAAWESARGMKVSPDGIVVTVGATEAISAAMLTLMNPDDEVIIPEPAYLVYRTLCQLNRGVVVPLDTSGNHFQIDSEQLKSKISEKTKLMVLTSPNNPTGCVYTKESLDAVAELARKHGFYVLCDDVYRELTYVQNVPRFAELYPDLADRCIVTNSFSKPWAMTGWRLGWVATSDELAADIGKVHAQLVSSVPSFLQPAALYALSYDVTPMRTNYQKRRKIVLSALEDMKLPVEEPEGAFYAFPSIKEFAIDSEAFCERAIKEFGVALVPGVFFGAEGYVRISYAASDKNLTEGLSRLKIFVNTLREEQN, from the coding sequence ATGTCGCTATTAAGAAATACAACACTAGAGCTTTTCAAACTCTCTGGCATTAGGCGTTTCTCGGCACTTGCTGCTGCAACACCGGGTTGTATTTCTTTAACCATTGGAGAGCCAGGAGAAGACACTCCATCCTCCATTTGCAATCAAGTAGACAAAGAGCTTGCGGCTGGAAACACTCACTACCCACCTAACATTGGTACTCCTGAGCTTAGAAGTGCGATTGCTGCTTGGGAGTCAGCTCGTGGAATGAAGGTCAGTCCAGACGGCATTGTGGTTACCGTGGGAGCAACAGAGGCTATTTCTGCTGCCATGTTGACGCTTATGAATCCAGATGATGAAGTTATCATCCCTGAACCAGCGTATTTGGTATATAGAACGCTTTGCCAGCTTAATCGTGGTGTTGTTGTGCCGCTTGATACCAGTGGTAATCATTTCCAGATTGATTCAGAGCAGCTTAAGTCAAAGATTTCCGAGAAGACAAAGCTCATGGTGCTGACTTCTCCAAATAATCCTACGGGATGTGTGTATACAAAAGAGTCGCTTGATGCGGTGGCAGAGCTTGCTCGCAAGCACGGCTTTTATGTTTTGTGCGATGACGTTTATAGAGAGCTTACGTACGTTCAGAATGTCCCTCGTTTTGCTGAGCTCTATCCAGATTTGGCTGATAGATGCATTGTGACAAATAGTTTCTCCAAACCATGGGCAATGACAGGTTGGAGACTTGGCTGGGTTGCCACCTCTGATGAGCTTGCGGCAGATATTGGAAAGGTCCACGCTCAGCTGGTCTCTTCCGTTCCTTCTTTTTTACAGCCAGCTGCTTTGTATGCACTTTCCTACGATGTCACGCCTATGCGCACAAATTATCAAAAGCGCAGGAAGATTGTTCTTTCTGCACTTGAAGACATGAAGCTTCCTGTTGAAGAGCCAGAAGGCGCCTTCTATGCATTTCCTTCAATCAAGGAATTTGCCATTGATTCTGAGGCGTTTTGTGAGCGAGCAATTAAAGAGTTTGGTGTTGCATTGGTGCCTGGTGTTTTCTTTGGCGCTGAGGGGTATGTGCGTATCAGTTATGCTGCTTCTGACAAGAATCTGACAGAAGGTCTTTCTCGCCTTAAGATTTTTGTTAATACTTTGCGAGAAGAACAAAACTAA
- a CDS encoding ATP-binding cassette domain-containing protein — protein MKESFLSIKEIFHIGNGKINVLVFLAVLAVISSFLEIYSIQYMQSLSKVFSTTVSNDLFQIGFICAKFLMLIVLSTIVRNYFCFRVSVFSNDIIKNVRDKAYSKLTDTEYELAIIHDNAFYINLIDNNVNKLSLIFSTSFFTLCSDIFDTVWICFFMIQINITSLLILIVGILPLVLIGNISASEQKKFAENTIKLNEDLIEKINETNDNFSYIKLFKGKEREANRFNRINIDILENDNLSSAALSIFFVIEKSIRYLFVAISLFFLCKDVLAQDGNWMILIPFLLYVQRFYNPFSNLNKYSQLIQKSVSSADKLIDFIISKPTEEISTIQFISDSSESEIVLSGISKNYESETILEDVTFSFKEGINLIDGKSGVGKSTLLKILLGLIKSSSGKVTIYSRADDLNLYAYSGQSNKLFNLSVIENLIYPKTVDHLSSSERMKLESLLDEFGFRKSILNKDIAKEGENLSGGERKRLSILRALIRPSKVVILDEPFANLDSNNIEIIARKIQDLSKNRIVIIVSHETSFPDSLKFNTHLTISGT, from the coding sequence ATGAAAGAATCGTTTTTATCAATAAAAGAAATCTTTCATATTGGTAATGGAAAAATTAATGTACTAGTTTTTCTTGCTGTTTTAGCGGTTATATCATCATTTCTTGAAATTTATTCGATTCAATATATGCAGTCACTTTCAAAAGTTTTTAGCACAACGGTTTCAAATGATCTTTTTCAAATTGGTTTTATTTGTGCTAAGTTTTTGATGTTAATTGTGCTTTCAACAATAGTTAGAAATTACTTTTGCTTTAGAGTTTCCGTCTTTTCAAACGACATCATTAAAAACGTAAGAGATAAAGCGTATTCGAAACTTACTGATACGGAATATGAATTAGCGATAATTCACGATAATGCGTTTTATATTAATTTGATAGACAATAACGTAAATAAATTGAGCTTAATTTTTTCAACAAGTTTTTTTACTTTGTGCTCAGATATATTCGATACAGTGTGGATTTGCTTTTTTATGATACAAATAAATATTACATCGTTACTTATTTTAATAGTTGGCATATTACCATTAGTTTTAATCGGTAATATATCAGCATCCGAGCAAAAGAAGTTTGCAGAAAATACAATCAAACTCAATGAGGATTTGATTGAAAAGATTAATGAAACTAATGATAACTTTTCATATATTAAATTGTTTAAAGGTAAGGAGAGAGAGGCTAATCGTTTTAACCGTATAAATATTGATATTTTGGAGAATGATAATTTATCGAGTGCAGCACTTAGTATTTTCTTTGTAATAGAAAAAAGTATTCGATACTTATTTGTTGCGATTTCATTATTCTTTTTATGTAAAGATGTACTAGCGCAAGATGGGAATTGGATGATTCTTATCCCATTTTTGCTCTATGTACAAAGATTTTATAATCCATTTTCAAATTTGAATAAATATTCTCAGTTAATTCAAAAATCCGTTTCAAGTGCAGACAAGCTTATAGATTTTATAATCTCAAAGCCAACTGAGGAAATTTCAACTATTCAATTTATTTCTGATTCATCTGAATCAGAAATAGTTTTGTCTGGTATATCAAAGAATTATGAATCTGAAACAATTCTTGAAGATGTTACTTTTAGTTTTAAAGAAGGAATCAACTTAATTGACGGAAAAAGCGGTGTAGGTAAATCCACTTTGTTAAAAATACTTTTAGGCTTAATTAAATCTTCGAGTGGGAAAGTGACTATTTATTCTCGAGCAGATGACTTGAATTTGTATGCATATTCAGGACAATCAAATAAACTGTTTAATTTATCTGTGATAGAAAATTTAATATATCCAAAAACCGTAGACCATCTTTCATCATCGGAAAGAATGAAATTAGAGAGTCTACTAGATGAATTTGGATTCAGAAAAAGCATATTGAATAAAGATATTGCTAAAGAAGGTGAAAATCTTTCTGGAGGTGAAAGAAAAAGACTGTCTATTCTTAGAGCACTGATTCGTCCGTCAAAAGTTGTGATACTTGATGAACCATTTGCAAACTTAGATTCGAACAATATTGAAATTATCGCTCGGAAAATACAGGATCTTTCCAAGAACAGAATTGTTATTATTGTTTCTCACGAAACGTCATTTCCTGATTCTTTAAAATTTAATACGCACTTGACTATTAGCGGCACCTAA
- a CDS encoding DUF438 domain-containing protein produces MAQVLDLSKSVYEICTKFPVIKGLMAENGFAEITEPGRLQTMGRFMTIPKGCDHKGVDLEELKAIFRSHGFTILGDEEPIAADTPSDEKPADTEATDAPIAQTPKERKALIAQYLERLNDGEDIEAVREDFARNFKDVSGSEISTAEQELIAGGVPMEKVLKLCDVHAALFEGKVSCAPTGAAEETPGHPVWTMRQENDRILAFIHDRVAPDVRRARTLNESSSNEECAGVAAILKADMDAFDEVFVHYKRKEELLFPHLERHDITGPSKVMWGKDDEVRNAVNGAEALLETAYGQYDAGLMAGVADYLDEAIEGAESMASKEENVLIPLSLEHLTATQWTQIAAEENEFGHAFGVNPPSWHADPLELANDKLKEMEAAGAMGENNAEAEEEAISADGKVKLSTGEFTIPQLEAVFATIPLDITFVDADDKTRYFSHGDTRAFPRPKSCLGRDVYDCHPPKSQEAVRRILTEFKSGKRDCSEFWFEVKDKFLYVRYFAVRDEKGNYLGALETTQDIGPIRALEGENRRGSDS; encoded by the coding sequence ATGGCACAGGTTCTTGATTTAAGCAAATCCGTTTATGAGATTTGCACTAAGTTTCCCGTCATTAAAGGCCTTATGGCAGAAAACGGCTTTGCCGAGATTACCGAGCCAGGCCGCCTTCAGACCATGGGCCGTTTTATGACCATTCCTAAAGGCTGTGACCACAAAGGCGTAGACCTTGAGGAGCTCAAGGCAATTTTCCGCTCTCACGGCTTTACTATTCTTGGTGATGAGGAGCCTATAGCTGCAGACACTCCATCTGACGAGAAACCCGCAGACACAGAGGCAACTGACGCACCTATTGCACAAACCCCTAAGGAGCGCAAAGCTCTTATCGCCCAGTATCTTGAGCGCCTCAACGACGGTGAGGACATCGAGGCTGTTCGTGAGGACTTTGCTCGTAACTTCAAGGATGTCTCTGGATCTGAGATCTCTACCGCTGAGCAGGAGCTTATCGCTGGCGGTGTTCCTATGGAGAAGGTCTTGAAGCTCTGCGACGTTCACGCTGCTCTCTTTGAAGGAAAGGTCTCTTGTGCACCAACAGGCGCTGCTGAAGAGACTCCTGGACATCCTGTTTGGACCATGCGCCAAGAAAACGACCGCATTCTTGCCTTTATTCACGACCGCGTTGCTCCAGATGTAAGACGTGCTCGCACGCTTAACGAGTCTTCCAGCAATGAAGAGTGCGCTGGTGTTGCAGCAATTCTAAAGGCTGATATGGACGCCTTTGACGAGGTCTTTGTTCACTACAAACGCAAGGAAGAGCTGCTCTTCCCTCACCTGGAGCGTCACGATATTACCGGTCCTTCAAAGGTTATGTGGGGCAAAGACGACGAAGTAAGAAACGCCGTTAACGGCGCAGAGGCTCTGCTTGAGACTGCTTATGGTCAGTATGATGCTGGTCTTATGGCAGGCGTTGCTGACTATCTGGATGAAGCTATTGAAGGCGCTGAGTCCATGGCTTCCAAGGAAGAGAACGTCCTTATTCCACTTTCCCTTGAGCACCTAACTGCCACCCAGTGGACCCAAATTGCTGCTGAAGAGAACGAGTTTGGCCACGCATTTGGCGTCAATCCACCTTCATGGCATGCAGATCCTCTTGAGCTTGCAAATGACAAACTCAAAGAAATGGAAGCTGCAGGTGCTATGGGCGAGAATAACGCTGAGGCAGAAGAGGAAGCAATTTCTGCTGATGGAAAGGTTAAACTCTCTACCGGTGAGTTCACCATTCCTCAGCTTGAGGCTGTTTTTGCAACCATTCCGCTTGACATTACCTTTGTTGATGCAGACGATAAAACCCGTTACTTCAGCCACGGCGACACCCGCGCCTTCCCTCGTCCAAAGAGTTGCCTTGGTCGCGACGTCTACGATTGTCATCCACCAAAGAGCCAAGAAGCTGTTCGCCGTATCCTCACCGAGTTCAAGAGCGGCAAGCGTGATTGCTCTGAGTTCTGGTTTGAAGTCAAAGACAAGTTCCTCTATGTCCGTTACTTTGCTGTCCGCGATGAAAAGGGCAACTACCTGGGCGCTCTTGAGACCACTCAAGACATCGGACCAATCCGTGCCCTTGAGGGAGAAAACCGCAGAGGCTCTGACAGTTAA
- a CDS encoding type II toxin-antitoxin system RelB/DinJ family antitoxin, which translates to MAKVSTNINLDPTLKKNAQELLRDLGMDLTTAITIFLRQTVREQGIPFEIKREIPNAQTIEALNEYSNMKEHPENYKHYASFSDAMSEVLDA; encoded by the coding sequence ATGGCAAAAGTAAGCACAAATATAAATTTGGATCCAACGCTCAAAAAGAATGCTCAGGAGCTTCTCAGAGATTTAGGCATGGATCTTACTACTGCTATTACCATTTTTCTTCGTCAGACTGTTCGTGAGCAGGGAATTCCTTTTGAAATTAAACGAGAAATTCCCAATGCTCAAACTATAGAGGCTCTTAATGAATACTCAAACATGAAAGAGCACCCAGAAAATTACAAGCACTACGCCTCGTTCTCCGACGCAATGTCGGAGGTCCTAGATGCTTGA
- a CDS encoding diaminopimelate decarboxylase family protein has product MSKKPFVSADALEVITKTYPTPFHLYNKAEIVRRAKLLQEAFSWNTGFKEYFAVKATPNPYIVKLLAELGCGCDCANATELTLAKACGVTGQNIMLSSNDTTVLDFARAHELGAIINLDAGGDMLTTLEDAVGSTMPQVMCARLNPGGVFESQNGIIGNPDDAKFGMTEEQLFQTFAYLKTKGVTEFGLHAFLASNAQEEDYYPNLARVLFELAVKLHRELDIHIGFIDLSGGIGVAYEPNQVEPDVLAIGQGVKCAFEEVLVPAGMGDVSIYTELGRWLLGPAGALVTRVLHQKETYRHYLGVDACAANLMRPAIYDAYHHITVMGKEDAPATHTYNVVGGLCENNDQFAKNRQLPKVAVGDLLFIHDTGAHGFSMGYNYNGRLRSAELLLLEDGSVQLIRRAETEADYFATLAFDGSDFSDLAQQTSINTTR; this is encoded by the coding sequence TTGAGTAAGAAACCGTTTGTTTCTGCAGATGCCCTAGAGGTAATTACTAAGACGTATCCAACGCCATTTCACTTGTATAACAAGGCAGAGATTGTTCGCCGAGCAAAGCTTTTGCAAGAGGCTTTTAGTTGGAATACTGGCTTTAAAGAGTACTTTGCCGTGAAGGCCACGCCAAACCCTTACATTGTGAAGTTGCTGGCAGAGCTTGGTTGCGGCTGTGACTGCGCAAATGCTACAGAGCTTACCCTTGCAAAAGCCTGTGGAGTTACAGGTCAAAACATTATGCTCTCGTCAAACGACACTACGGTGCTTGACTTTGCACGCGCTCATGAGCTGGGAGCCATTATCAACTTAGATGCTGGCGGCGATATGCTTACAACGCTTGAAGATGCGGTGGGAAGTACTATGCCTCAGGTTATGTGCGCACGTCTTAATCCTGGCGGTGTGTTTGAGTCGCAAAACGGCATTATTGGAAATCCCGATGATGCTAAGTTTGGCATGACAGAAGAGCAGCTTTTCCAGACGTTTGCGTACCTTAAGACTAAAGGTGTTACTGAGTTTGGTCTTCATGCATTCCTGGCTAGTAATGCTCAAGAAGAAGATTACTATCCAAACCTTGCGCGCGTTCTCTTTGAGCTGGCTGTTAAGCTGCATAGAGAACTTGATATTCATATTGGATTTATTGATCTTTCTGGTGGCATTGGCGTGGCGTATGAGCCAAATCAGGTTGAGCCTGATGTCTTGGCCATTGGTCAGGGCGTAAAGTGTGCTTTTGAAGAGGTCTTGGTTCCCGCTGGCATGGGCGACGTTTCCATTTACACCGAGCTTGGTCGTTGGCTTTTGGGTCCCGCTGGCGCACTTGTTACCCGCGTTTTGCACCAAAAAGAGACATATCGTCACTACCTTGGCGTGGACGCTTGTGCGGCAAATCTCATGCGTCCTGCAATCTACGACGCCTACCACCACATCACCGTTATGGGCAAAGAGGATGCTCCTGCAACACATACGTACAACGTTGTGGGTGGACTTTGCGAGAATAACGATCAGTTTGCAAAGAATCGCCAGCTCCCAAAGGTGGCTGTGGGTGACCTCTTGTTTATCCACGATACCGGCGCACATGGTTTCTCGATGGGCTATAACTACAACGGTCGTCTTCGCTCCGCTGAGCTGCTGCTTCTAGAAGATGGATCTGTGCAACTCATTCGTCGCGCTGAGACAGAGGCTGATTACTTTGCAACGCTTGCATTTGACGGCTCAGACTTTTCAGATCTTGCACAACAAACATCTATAAACACCACACGTTAG
- a CDS encoding MFS transporter, which produces MLQRLLGTKYAYAIVATCIVIMFLPCAIILTCFGIFITPVSNYFGVPRVAFSAVFSVLCIAMTIALPFIGKFYKSHDTRLVLSASVIICAASYGAMSAAQEIWHFYLCAVGLGIGVPALMFLCVPALINDWFDQRVGTFMGLCFAFTGIGGTVFNPIGSAIISSSPEGWRACYLIFALVMLVGTLPFTLFVIREKPQDLGLTPLTFSSIGEKNVEVEETTSTDISADDAMKYPEFYMVAAFYALITLNQQISQYFPSYAATFAETAPAIAAATGLLAGATMLGQAIGKVLLGALSDISVKLACFVGIFSGIVSLLMLGIKLPILPLLLAGTFLFGIAYALTTVGSPLLVRTVFGKKDSTLIYSRIAGVSCFVSACALIIWSLIVDGSAHGFLVLFGIGIVLMSTCLALALTALKRADKRA; this is translated from the coding sequence GTGCTACAACGTTTACTAGGCACTAAGTATGCATATGCCATCGTTGCAACTTGTATTGTCATCATGTTTTTGCCCTGTGCAATTATTTTGACCTGCTTTGGAATTTTTATTACACCTGTTTCAAACTATTTTGGCGTTCCCCGCGTTGCCTTCTCTGCGGTCTTCTCGGTACTCTGCATTGCTATGACGATAGCTTTGCCGTTCATAGGCAAGTTCTATAAATCACACGACACTCGCCTGGTGCTTTCTGCAAGCGTTATCATCTGCGCAGCTTCATACGGAGCCATGTCAGCCGCTCAAGAGATATGGCATTTCTATCTCTGCGCGGTGGGACTTGGTATTGGCGTACCTGCACTCATGTTCTTGTGCGTCCCTGCCCTTATCAACGATTGGTTTGACCAGCGCGTTGGTACTTTTATGGGTCTCTGCTTTGCATTTACCGGCATCGGCGGCACTGTCTTTAACCCCATCGGATCTGCCATTATCTCCTCTAGTCCTGAAGGTTGGCGTGCTTGTTATCTTATTTTTGCCCTAGTCATGCTAGTGGGAACACTCCCCTTTACCCTTTTTGTAATACGCGAGAAACCCCAAGACCTTGGCCTTACGCCTCTTACCTTCTCCTCTATTGGCGAGAAAAACGTTGAAGTTGAAGAAACTACTTCAACCGACATCTCTGCTGATGACGCAATGAAATATCCAGAGTTTTATATGGTTGCAGCGTTTTATGCACTCATTACTCTTAACCAGCAAATTTCTCAGTACTTCCCTAGCTATGCTGCAACGTTTGCAGAAACCGCTCCTGCAATTGCTGCGGCTACGGGCCTTCTTGCCGGAGCAACTATGCTTGGCCAAGCAATTGGAAAGGTACTTCTAGGCGCGTTAAGTGATATTTCGGTAAAACTTGCCTGCTTTGTAGGAATTTTCTCGGGTATTGTTAGCTTACTTATGTTGGGAATTAAGCTTCCAATATTGCCGCTCTTGCTGGCAGGAACCTTCCTTTTTGGAATTGCCTACGCCCTTACAACAGTCGGCTCACCTCTTTTGGTACGCACAGTCTTTGGAAAAAAAGATTCCACTCTTATCTACTCAAGAATTGCAGGTGTAAGCTGCTTTGTCTCTGCCTGTGCGCTCATTATTTGGAGCTTGATTGTTGACGGTTCAGCCCACGGTTTCTTGGTTCTCTTTGGCATAGGCATTGTACTTATGAGTACATGCCTTGCGCTTGCGCTCACCGCACTTAAGCGCGCTGACAAACGAGCATAA
- a CDS encoding spermidine synthase → MSEKQLTAHDMELLICAGIYVEPQTLSGPALVFPISDGEGGEIRVLWQGGAYESATYTDSRKNQLVFPYLELYDLLFEAACPVHSVLMIGAGGCSYPRYLVAHHPEVSCDALEIDPKIAALARSHFFVDEAIRESNNRLQLQIADGVEYIKSLSTSNNKHYDAILNDCFIGEAPPAAMMTVEWMSLVAQCLTPGGRYLTNVVSAQVGEDAHQLEALMDAARMVFEQVKVVPLDLEVDPTEPDNLMLVCQRA, encoded by the coding sequence ATGTCAGAAAAACAGCTTACTGCTCATGATATGGAGCTCCTAATCTGTGCAGGTATTTACGTTGAACCCCAGACGCTGAGTGGTCCTGCGTTGGTATTTCCTATCTCAGATGGTGAAGGTGGAGAAATACGCGTGCTGTGGCAGGGCGGCGCCTATGAGAGTGCAACTTACACGGATTCAAGAAAGAATCAGCTGGTATTTCCTTATCTTGAATTGTATGACTTGCTGTTTGAAGCTGCCTGTCCTGTACACTCAGTTTTGATGATTGGTGCTGGCGGCTGCTCGTATCCTCGTTATTTAGTAGCTCACCATCCAGAGGTTTCTTGCGATGCACTGGAGATTGATCCTAAAATTGCAGCTCTAGCTCGTAGCCACTTCTTTGTGGATGAGGCTATTAGAGAGAGCAACAACAGACTTCAGCTACAGATAGCTGATGGCGTTGAGTATATAAAGAGCCTATCTACATCTAATAACAAGCACTATGACGCTATCCTAAACGACTGTTTTATCGGAGAAGCTCCACCTGCGGCTATGATGACCGTTGAGTGGATGAGCTTGGTAGCACAATGCCTTACTCCTGGCGGAAGATATCTCACAAATGTAGTTTCTGCACAAGTAGGAGAGGATGCGCATCAGCTTGAAGCGCTCATGGATGCTGCTCGCATGGTGTTTGAACAGGTAAAGGTTGTTCCCTTGGATCTAGAAGTAGATCCAACAGAGCCAGATAACCTTATGCTCGTTTGTCAGCGCGCTTAA